One Tolypothrix bouteillei VB521301 DNA window includes the following coding sequences:
- a CDS encoding PAS domain S-box protein, whose translation MHSLDQHIVLPCLESIIDPSPLTITGEETLSDAVELMRQSRLKTGFVVVLNNTQVLGLLTEQDIVQVAFSDINFKTIKIFEVLETSVNTLKFSELENNIVPLLTLLRLYHLPALVVVDEKERFIGVITYESICHSLERQGAIVGQAQAGLVQANAELEMRVEERTQALREINRQLMYEIVDRQLVEEQLRQSQEMLQLIMDNIPQSVFWKDTTSVYIGCNRNFAQMIGLDSPEDIIGKTDCDLVRNQEEAQYYRECDARVMENNVPEYHAVSLHLRKNGREAWLETTRVPLHDVEGKVVGILGTFEDISCRKQAEESLRLRDRAMAASSNGIVITDVTVPNSPIIYANKAYEKITGYSVEEVLGKNCRFLQNGDTNQPGLIELRNAIIQGKGCTVVLRNYRKDGSLFWNELSISPVHDSSGNLTHYIGIQTDITERQRAAVALLVSQERLQYLLSSSPGVIYSCKPSGDFDTTFISDNVTSVLGYEVQEFVQTPGFWINHIDSEDLPRIMAGAAKLFEQKQINYEYRFFHKNGSVRWMYDQAKLVLDDTGNPLEIVGYWIDITERKQLEEDLKNALQKEKELNDLKSRFIAMTSHEFRTPLSTILSSAELLQYYSHKWTREKQLSHLQRIQNAVHHMIETLNDVLLIGRAESKKLNLDLEEFDLIEYCQYMVKESELNIKNQQVINFQSQYNSIPCSMDKKLLGQILSNLLSNAIKYSPNNNLIQFTLQLEAEQAIFEIQDRGIGIPPDDLPHIFESFHRATNVGHIQGTGLGLAVVKRCVDTYKGEITVTSQEALGTTFTVRLPVGNGDGEAPIGDKG comes from the coding sequence ATGCACTCCTTAGATCAACACATTGTACTACCGTGTTTGGAATCTATCATCGATCCTTCTCCTCTAACTATTACCGGAGAAGAAACTTTGTCCGATGCGGTGGAACTTATGCGTCAATCTCGGCTAAAAACAGGTTTTGTTGTGGTGTTAAATAACACACAAGTGTTGGGGTTGCTGACAGAGCAAGATATAGTACAAGTAGCTTTTTCAGATATTAACTTTAAAACAATTAAGATTTTTGAAGTGCTGGAGACTTCAGTGAATACCCTGAAGTTTTCTGAATTGGAAAACAATATAGTACCATTACTAACTCTCTTACGCTTGTATCACTTACCTGCACTGGTTGTTGTAGATGAAAAGGAACGATTCATTGGAGTCATTACATACGAAAGTATTTGCCATTCTTTAGAAAGACAAGGAGCGATCGTAGGTCAAGCTCAAGCAGGTCTCGTCCAAGCAAATGCAGAACTGGAAATGCGCGTTGAGGAACGTACACAAGCTTTGAGAGAGATAAATCGGCAGTTAATGTACGAAATTGTCGATCGCCAGTTAGTAGAAGAGCAATTGCGGCAATCTCAAGAAATGTTACAACTTATTATGGACAACATTCCTCAAAGTGTGTTTTGGAAGGATACAACATCTGTCTATATAGGTTGCAACCGCAATTTTGCTCAGATGATAGGCTTGGATAGCCCAGAAGATATTATTGGTAAGACTGACTGCGATCTAGTTCGCAACCAGGAAGAAGCCCAGTATTACCGTGAATGTGATGCTAGGGTCATGGAGAATAACGTACCAGAGTATCATGCAGTGTCACTTCACCTGCGGAAAAATGGTAGAGAAGCTTGGTTAGAAACCACTAGAGTACCACTCCATGACGTAGAAGGTAAAGTCGTAGGCATCTTAGGTACATTTGAGGATATTTCTTGCCGCAAGCAAGCCGAAGAAAGCCTTCGACTTCGCGATCGCGCAATGGCAGCTAGCAGCAATGGCATTGTGATTACTGATGTAACCGTGCCAAACTCACCAATTATTTATGCCAATAAAGCTTACGAGAAAATAACGGGTTACTCTGTAGAAGAAGTTTTGGGAAAAAATTGCCGCTTTCTTCAAAATGGTGATACCAATCAGCCTGGTTTAATTGAATTACGCAATGCTATTATTCAGGGGAAGGGCTGTACGGTAGTTTTACGCAACTACCGTAAGGACGGCTCTTTGTTTTGGAATGAGTTAAGTATTTCTCCGGTTCACGACTCGAGTGGAAATTTAACACACTATATTGGTATTCAAACCGACATCACAGAGCGACAGAGGGCAGCTGTTGCTCTACTAGTATCGCAAGAACGGTTGCAGTATTTACTCTCCTCTAGTCCTGGAGTTATTTATAGCTGCAAACCTTCAGGCGATTTTGACACAACGTTTATTAGTGACAATGTAACGTCCGTGCTTGGTTATGAAGTACAGGAGTTTGTGCAAACTCCTGGTTTTTGGATAAACCACATTGATTCAGAAGATCTGCCAAGAATTATGGCTGGTGCAGCAAAACTGTTTGAGCAAAAACAAATTAACTACGAGTACCGCTTTTTCCATAAAAATGGAAGTGTCCGGTGGATGTACGATCAAGCCAAGCTTGTACTAGATGACACCGGCAACCCTTTAGAAATCGTTGGTTACTGGATTGATATTACAGAACGCAAGCAACTCGAAGAGGATCTCAAAAATGCCTTGCAAAAAGAAAAAGAACTTAACGACCTCAAATCTCGCTTTATTGCCATGACTTCCCATGAATTTCGCACGCCCTTAAGTACTATTCTCTCCTCCGCAGAATTACTACAATACTACAGTCACAAATGGACACGGGAAAAGCAGCTTTCTCACCTGCAACGCATTCAAAACGCCGTTCATCACATGATAGAAACGTTAAACGATGTTTTACTAATTGGTAGAGCAGAATCGAAAAAACTAAATTTAGATCTAGAAGAGTTTGATTTAATTGAATACTGTCAATACATGGTGAAGGAATCAGAATTAAATATTAAAAATCAACAAGTAATCAATTTTCAAAGCCAATATAATTCCATCCCATGTTCTATGGATAAGAAATTACTGGGACAAATTCTAAGTAACTTATTATCAAATGCTATTAAATATTCTCCAAACAATAACCTTATTCAATTTACCCTTCAGTTAGAAGCTGAGCAAGCAATCTTTGAAATTCAAGACCGTGGGATTGGTATTCCACCAGACGATCTACCCCATATATTTGAATCATTTCATCGTGCTACAAACGTCGGTCACATCCAGGGAACGGGATTGGGACTGGCCGTTGTTAAAAGATGCGTTGATACCTACAAAGGTGAAATTACTGTAACAAGCCAAGAAGCTTTAGGAACAACATTCACTGTCAGGTTACCAGTAGGGAATGGGGACGGTGAGGCTCCTATAGGAGATAAGGGGTAA
- a CDS encoding EAL domain-containing response regulator — protein sequence MIKILVIEDEQSVRENILDLLEAENYDMISAPNGKIGLQLAFTEAPDLILCDLMMPEVDGYGVLTALREQTVTATIPFIFLTARSARSDFRQGMDLGADDYLTKPFTRAELLNAIVSRLSKQATLKQHINNSNYDSKAVSPEAHKLEMYLRQTLEQRDFRQFQIYYQPIVDINSGKIVAAESLLRWHHPELGIVSPVQVIPIAESTGLIVPIGEWILRSVCKQTKLWHDSGFPFLHVAVNLSVCELMQPEFSQKIIKFLRNNNLVAERIGLELTESMIMQNVDGALQNIQEIKSLGVQIAIDDFGTGYSSLLYLKQLPVNTLKIDRYFIQNVANDPQKAAITTALIQMAHNLNLKVIAEGVETEQELEFLRTYNCDAMQGFLFSRPIPASDFEKMLIEDKKLAVNGQ from the coding sequence ATGATCAAAATTTTAGTCATTGAAGACGAACAATCAGTAAGAGAGAATATTCTAGACCTATTAGAAGCAGAAAACTATGATATGATTTCTGCTCCCAATGGAAAAATAGGTTTACAACTGGCATTCACTGAAGCGCCCGATCTTATTTTGTGCGATCTTATGATGCCAGAGGTTGATGGCTACGGGGTACTGACTGCATTACGCGAACAAACAGTGACAGCAACAATTCCATTTATCTTTCTGACTGCTAGATCTGCCAGATCTGATTTTCGTCAAGGCATGGATCTAGGAGCAGATGACTATTTAACCAAACCATTTACTCGGGCTGAACTGTTAAATGCGATCGTCAGTCGCTTATCCAAACAAGCCACTCTCAAACAACATATAAATAATTCCAACTATGACAGTAAGGCTGTCTCCCCAGAAGCACACAAGCTTGAAATGTACCTGCGTCAGACTTTAGAACAACGAGATTTTCGCCAATTTCAAATTTATTATCAACCTATTGTTGATATCAATTCTGGCAAAATTGTAGCAGCTGAAAGTTTATTGCGCTGGCACCATCCAGAACTGGGTATAGTTTCTCCCGTACAAGTGATACCCATAGCAGAGTCTACAGGTTTAATTGTTCCTATTGGAGAATGGATATTGCGTAGTGTATGCAAGCAGACTAAATTATGGCATGATTCAGGATTTCCTTTCTTGCACGTTGCGGTCAATTTATCAGTCTGTGAATTGATGCAACCTGAATTTAGTCAAAAAATTATTAAATTTTTACGGAACAATAACCTAGTGGCAGAGCGCATAGGACTAGAATTAACAGAAAGCATGATTATGCAAAATGTCGATGGCGCTCTTCAAAATATACAGGAAATTAAATCTTTAGGAGTACAAATTGCTATTGATGATTTTGGCACAGGTTATTCTTCTTTGCTTTATCTGAAGCAATTACCCGTTAATACATTAAAAATAGATCGTTACTTCATTCAAAACGTTGCTAACGATCCCCAAAAAGCAGCAATCACTACAGCATTGATTCAAATGGCACACAATTTGAATCTTAAGGTTATAGCTGAAGGTGTAGAGACAGAACAAGAATTAGAATTTTTACGAACTTATAACTGTGACGCTATGCAAGGGTTCCTCTTTAGCCGTCCCATACCAGCCTCAGATTTTGAAAAAATGTTAATTGAGGATAAAAAATTAGCGGTTAATGGTCAATAG